Proteins from a single region of Streptomyces sp. HUAS 15-9:
- a CDS encoding lysozyme, which produces MRVHRPGPIRPRPLTALPAVLLAALSLTLPLSTADAATTPTRGSAYMGMGVLAHDGRSRTPDTADVAQTEGVDVSGYQGNVAWSTLWNSGVRWAYTKTTEGTYYTNPYFAQQYNGSYNVGMIRGAYHFATPDTTSGATQANYFVNHGGGWSRDGKTLPGTLDIEWNPYGAACYGKSAAGMVSWIADFLNTYKSRTGRDAVIYTATSWWTQCTGNYGGFASNHPLWIARYASDPGTLPAGWSYYTMWQYTSSGPTVGDHDKFNGALDRVVALANG; this is translated from the coding sequence ATGCGCGTGCACAGACCCGGTCCCATCCGCCCGCGCCCACTCACGGCCCTGCCGGCCGTGCTCCTGGCGGCGCTCTCCCTCACCCTCCCGCTCTCCACCGCCGACGCCGCGACCACCCCCACGCGCGGCTCGGCGTACATGGGCATGGGCGTCCTGGCCCACGACGGCAGGAGCCGCACGCCCGACACCGCTGACGTCGCCCAGACCGAGGGCGTCGACGTCTCCGGCTACCAGGGCAACGTCGCCTGGTCCACGCTGTGGAACAGCGGGGTCCGCTGGGCCTACACCAAGACGACGGAAGGCACGTACTACACGAACCCGTACTTCGCCCAGCAGTACAACGGCTCCTACAACGTCGGCATGATCCGCGGGGCGTACCACTTCGCCACCCCGGACACGACCAGCGGCGCGACCCAGGCCAACTACTTCGTCAACCACGGCGGCGGCTGGTCCAGGGACGGCAAGACCCTCCCCGGCACCCTGGACATCGAGTGGAACCCGTACGGCGCCGCCTGCTACGGGAAGTCGGCCGCCGGGATGGTGAGCTGGATCGCCGACTTCCTGAACACGTACAAGTCGCGCACCGGCCGGGACGCCGTGATCTACACGGCCACCAGCTGGTGGACCCAGTGCACCGGCAACTACGGCGGCTTCGCGTCGAACCACCCGCTGTGGATCGCCCGGTACGCCTCGGACCCCGGGACGCTGCCCGCCGGTTGGTCGTACTACACGATGTGGCAGTACACCTCCTCCGGACCGACGGTCGGCGACCACGACAAGTTCAACGGGGCCCTCGACCGGGTGGTCGCGCTCGCCAACGGTTGA